AGCTGATTTATGCATTAACCCCTTTTAAAGCAATGAATGCATTTCGTCCTATAGATGAAATTGTCGAATTATTTAGCTTTATTGCAGCAGCTCATCCTGAAATTCAACTTTTCGTTCAAACACCAAGCGAAGAACGACTTAAAAAATTATTTGCACAGATTCTTAATCTGACAGGCGATCAAAAAGATCTAGCTATAGGGGTATTAAAAGCCGCATTAAATAGCAAACAAGGTGAGCCTTGGAATTCAATTAAACAAATGGTGAACTTATATCCAGATGATAATGGTTTATTTACACCTTTAATGCTAAATATCGTTGAATTACAACCAGGTGATGCCATGTTTTTAGCCGCTAGAACGCCTCATGCCTATTTAGAAGGTGTTGGGTTAGAAGTGATGGCTAATTCAGATAACGTCTTACGAGCGGGATTGACTAGTAAACATATCGATGTTCAAGAACTGGTTGATAATATTGATTTTAAATCAATTAAAGCTGAGGATTTGTTCAATATCCCCGAAAAATCTGGAAATGTCTGGAAATATAAGATCCCAGTAGAAGATTTTTCATTTAATATATATTCTATTGACTGCTCGGGGTTATCTCTAACTAACCATGTTGCTTCAATTTTGTTTTGTATTGAAGGTAAGTTAGTATTGCGATCAGGTAATCAAGAAATAAACATGAATTCTGGTGAATCTGTTTTCTTACCTGCTTATGAGGATAACATTTCTATTAAAGGAAATGGTCAATTAGCCCGAGTATTTAATTTTTAGGTCGTATTCTGTATTTAGCCGTTGGTACACACAGCCAAACGGGTAATAAAAACTTATATTATTTTTACATAAGTACGTTTTGTACGTACTGAAAGGATGGATGTTGATAATGAAAAAGTCATTAGTTGCGGTAGGTGTTATCGTTGCTCTGGGCGCAGTATGGACTGGCGCATCATGGTACACAGGTTCAAAAGTTGAAGCTGAACTGAATAAAGTGATTACGAATTCCAATGCGTTTGTCACCGCTAACAATCCAAGTGCTGATGTTGTCTTTAAATTAGAGAACTACAAACGTGGCGTTTTCTCTTCTCAAGCTGACATTGTCATTACTTCAACCACTTCTGCTGACGAAAACATCGTCTTTAAAGCGGATATCTCACACGGTCCACTGCCATTATCTCAAGTGGCTAAATTCAACCTGATGCCAAAATTGGGCGCAGTGAATGTTGAATTAGCGAATACTAAAGTGACTAAAGAGCTGTTTGAAGCAACTAAAGGCAAGCCATTCATGCATGGTTCTGCGGTTATCGGCTACAGCAAAAACGTGGATTCTAGCATTGAGCTGATCCCACTTGAGTACACAAAAGATGACGGTAAGTTCTCTTTCAGTGGCGCTAAATTTGATATCGCAACAGGTTCTGATTTAAGCACTGTTGATGCAACTTTAGTGACTGATAGCTTAGTCATTAGCAGCACCAAGGAAGAAGGCTCTATCACCATGAAAGGCCTGAAGCTGGTTTCTAATGTAACGAAATCTCAGCACGGCTTCTATACTGGTACTCAATCTTTCGTGATCGCAGATACCGATGTTAGCATCCCTGAAACTAAGTTCTCGTTCAAAAACCTAGACGTATCAAGTGATACTTCTATCAACGGTGATGATGTTAAAGGTAACATTTCTTACAAAATCAACGATGTAAAAGCGTTAGAGCAAAACTTAGGTTCTGGTGAACTGACTGTTGCTATCGAAAAATTAGATGCAAAAGCATTAGGCAAGTTTGTTGAGCAATACAACCAAGCACTGGCTGATGGCTTAGCAACAGGCAACCCAGGTGAAGTTAGCGAAAAAATCGCAATGCAGATGATGACCACCACTCTGCCTGAGCTGATGAAAAGCAAACCTGTATTCACTATGAGTCCGTTCTACTGGAAAAACGATGCGGGTCAAAGTTCTATCGACCTGAGCATCACATTCAACAAGTGGAATCAAGACGAAATCACTGCGTTAGCAATGCAAAACAAAGTGGATGAAGCGTTCAAACAACTGATCACTTCTTTTGACTTCAGCATGAAACTGAACAAGCCAATGATCATTGAGTCAATGACTCAAGCGATGATCTTAGATGGCGGCGTAGCAGTATCAGCAGAAGACAAGAAAGCGGTTCAAGAACAAGTATCTGAAGAGTTCGCAGGCGTTCAACAAATGCTGACTGCAGATATGTTCTCTAACCCGTTCGAAGAAATGTTCATGACTGATGAACAACGTGCAGAAAAAGCGAAAGAGAAAAAACATCCTTGGATGATCGACAGCGAAAACGATTTAACCATGACTGTTAAATTCTCTGGTAACGACCTGACCTTTAACGACGACAAATATACCTTAGCTGAATTCTTAACTAAGATGAAAATGATGCCGGGCGCAGAAGATGAGATGGGTTACGAAGAAGAAGCTCAACCTGCTGATGGTGCAGAAGTTGCAGAACCTGCAATTGAAGCAGAACAACCAGCAGAAGCGCCAGCTGCACAGTAATTGATTCTTATGGTAATTTATCCTTAAGATAAATCAAGTAAACGCCAGTCACACAGACTGGCGTTTTTCTTTTTATCCCCCTCTTTTTCATTGATTTTTACTCAATTACAGACAAAATGGAGGCAATATATCTATAAGGATCATTTATTGTGATAAACAAACAACTCCCACTCACGGATTTACATCGCCACCTTGATGGTAATATTCGCCCTGAAACCATCCTTTCCCTTGCACAACAACATCATATTCAGCTCCCCGCAAATGAAATTGAAGCATTACGCCCCCACGTTCAAATTATGGGACAAGAAGCCGATTTAGTGGGCTTTCTGACTAAACTGGATTGGGGTGTTGCTGTCCTTGCGGATTTAGATGCTTGTAAGCGCGTCGCATTTGAAAACGTGGAAGATGCGTTCAACGCAGGCATCGATTATGCAGAGTTGCGTTTCTCCCCCTACTATATGGCCATGAAGCACCAGCTTCCTGTTGAAGGTGTTGTTGGTGCAGTTATTGATGGTATTGCCGCTGGCTGCCGTCAATATGATATCCAAGTCAATTTGATTGGTATTTTAAGCCGTACATTTGGACAGCAAGCTTGCGCCATAGAATTAAACGGTCTTCTCGCTCATCGAGATAAACTATGCGCCCTTGATTTAGCGGGTGATGAGTTAGGATTCCCTGGCGCTCTATTTGAAGAACATTTTACCAAAGCTCGTAATGCTGGGCTCAATATCACTGTTCATGCTGGTGAAGCCGCTGGCGCAGCCAGTATTTGGCATGCGATCAAGCATTTAGGCGCTCAGCGTATTGGTCATGGTGTAAAAGCCATTGAGGATCCTGAACTGATTGAGTTTTTAGCAAAGAATAATATTGGTATTGAAAGCTGTTTAACTTCAAACATTCAAACCAGCACGGTCCCTTCACTGGCTCATCATCCATTGAAAACGTTTTTATCACACGGTGTATTAGCATCGATTAATACCGATGACCCTGCTGTTCAAGGTATCGAGCTACCCTACGAATATAATGTTGCTGCACCGCAAGCTGGCCTAACACCGGCTGAAATTGAGCAAGCCCAACGTAATGGTTTAACCATGGCATTCCTCTCAGAGAGCGAAAAAGCCGCATTAACACGTAAAGCGGTTAATCGATAACTCCCGTTATAAACCTACCTTTGGGCAGAGTACCTTTCTGCCCTATTTAACCCTTCTATATTTCAAATTATCTCTGTTGCTAATTTATTTATAGTATTAGACCCATTAGTATGTTGTAACTAAACTGACGTATCAATAAAGGCAGCCATCGCTGCCTCATCGTGTTAATTAATGTTTTTCTAATCGTTTGGCATATTTCTGGGCTATCACTGCACACACCATTAATTGAATTTGATGGAAAATCATTAATGGCAGTAAAATAATTCCCACTGTTGCCGCAGGGAATAAAACGTTCGCCATCGGCACGCCGTTTGCTAAACTCTTTTTCGAACCACAGAACAGGATGGTAATTTCATCTTCTTTGCTGAATCCAAGAAGGCGTGCTGACATCACGTTAATCACCATTACCACCACTAACACAACGCAAGAAACTAATGTAATGATAAACAATGAATAAGCATCGATAGTTTGCCAGATGCCCTCCACAACCGCTTCACTGAACGCCACGTAAACCACCAGAAGAATCGATGAGCGGTCAGTGGTATTAACCAATCGTTTATGGCGATTAATCCAGTTAGCAATTAACGGACGACACAAATGCCCAACAATAAACGGTACCATTAATTGCAGCATAATTGAGCCAATCGCGTTTAAAGTGTCCATGGCTTGGCTACCATCGGTATCCATGAGCACCCCTACCAAAACAGGTGAAAGGAAAACCCCTAAAATACTGGATGCCGAAGCGCTGCAAATCGCAGCGGCAACGTTGCCTCCTGCAACCGAGGTAAATGCAATCGCTGACTGCACGGTTGCCGGCAATGCACATAAATAGAGAAAACCCATATACACCGTCGGTGACATCCAATGAGGCACCATGAAACGTAACGCAATACCAATAATGGGAAAGAGAATAAACGTACTGGCAAATACCAGTAAATGAAGCCGCCAGTGCCCCATCCCTGCGACAATAGATTCTCTGGATAACTTAGCGCCATGCATAAAAAACAGTAGCGCGATTGCCGCTGTAGTTAGGTGCTGAAAAACGGTTTTGACTTCCCCTTCACACGGAAAAATACTGGCGATGACAACCACGCCAATCATGATCAACAAAAAAGAGTCTATTTTAAGTTTTGCTAATAAATTCATTCGATTTTCCACAAATAAAAAGCCAGTGTGAACTGGCAATATGTTGCTGACAAAGAGGGATAAAAGCGTGGTTTTTCCCTCTTTGTGTTATCAGGCGAAAATCAATGAATTGATTTTCCTCGTTGATTATTGCAACTAAAAATAGCCATTCTCAAACCAATTAGGTTTGAAAATCGTCTAAAGCCAAGTTTCACACTGGCTTTATCTTCAACGTTGAACCTTAGAAAATATTTTCGATGGTACGTTTTTCTTTCGCTGATTCGATACCGGCTTCAATCAGTTTCATAATATCGATGGCTTCACTTGGCGTCACTGGATTTGGCTTACCGAGGCGGATAGCGCCATAAATGGCTTCATAGTAGCCACCATAGTTGCCTTTTTCATTGTTCCACGGCTTCGTCACCATTTCATCACCTTGTGACAGGGTCACAACACCATGATTAGGATCTTCCCCCCAATGCTCTCCTTGCGGAATCGCGCCACTTTTTAACGCATCTTCTTGAGTATCCAAACCATATTTCACGTAACTGCCTTTCATTCCATGAATGGTATAGATTGGCATTGGCGCAGCGGCAAGCGTCGTTGAGTGTAGAACCACTTTTTTATCTGCGTAATCCAGCATTGCATGGAAATAATCCACCGCTTCCGCACCCGGACGAATAATACCAAGATCCACCGTAATCGCTTTTGGCTTGCCAAAATATTGCAGGACTTGGTCAATAACATGCGGGCCTAAATCGTACCAAATCCCTGCTCCTGGAATATTGGCTTCACGCCAGCGTTGTCTAACCACGGGACGAAAACGGTCAAAATGAGACTCATAATATTTAATCTCACCTAAACAGCCATCTTGCAGGATTTTTTTTACGGTACGATAGCCAGAATCCCAGCGGCGATTATGATAAACCGATAGCAATTTACCTGCATTTTCAGCGCGGTGTTGCAAATCTTCGGCTTCTTTAACATCGAGCGTAAAAGGTTTATCGACCACCACATGCTTACCTGCTGCTAGCGCTTTACAGGCTAATGGGTAGTGAGTGTCATTCGGGGTTGGGATCACCACCAGTTCAATTTCAGCATCCGCGAAAAGCTCTTCAGGTGTCCCCACCACCTTAACATTAGGATGGTCGGCATGGACTTTGCTCGCATCGCTACTGGAGATTGTGGTTAGTTCAAACTCCTCTAACATGGCTAAAAATGGGGCATGGAAAGTTTTGCTGGCATAACCGTACCCGACAATCCCAACTTTAATTGGCTTGGACATGTTGACCTCACATTAGTGACATATTTTGCTATTTTAAAAAAGTACCATCAGAATGAATCAAT
The Providencia alcalifaciens DNA segment above includes these coding regions:
- the manA gene encoding mannose-6-phosphate isomerase; the encoded protein is MLKMINQIQHYDWGSKTALNELYGYPNPDNLPMAELWMGAHPKASSEVISPLTHQKISLNAFIKENPEKILSKHIAERFGRLPYLFKVLCAAQPLSVQVHPNKHDAEIGFAKENAQGIPVDSPIRNYKDDNHKPELIYALTPFKAMNAFRPIDEIVELFSFIAAAHPEIQLFVQTPSEERLKKLFAQILNLTGDQKDLAIGVLKAALNSKQGEPWNSIKQMVNLYPDDNGLFTPLMLNIVELQPGDAMFLAARTPHAYLEGVGLEVMANSDNVLRAGLTSKHIDVQELVDNIDFKSIKAEDLFNIPEKSGNVWKYKIPVEDFSFNIYSIDCSGLSLTNHVASILFCIEGKLVLRSGNQEINMNSGESVFLPAYEDNISIKGNGQLARVFNF
- a CDS encoding YdgA family protein, with translation MKKSLVAVGVIVALGAVWTGASWYTGSKVEAELNKVITNSNAFVTANNPSADVVFKLENYKRGVFSSQADIVITSTTSADENIVFKADISHGPLPLSQVAKFNLMPKLGAVNVELANTKVTKELFEATKGKPFMHGSAVIGYSKNVDSSIELIPLEYTKDDGKFSFSGAKFDIATGSDLSTVDATLVTDSLVISSTKEEGSITMKGLKLVSNVTKSQHGFYTGTQSFVIADTDVSIPETKFSFKNLDVSSDTSINGDDVKGNISYKINDVKALEQNLGSGELTVAIEKLDAKALGKFVEQYNQALADGLATGNPGEVSEKIAMQMMTTTLPELMKSKPVFTMSPFYWKNDAGQSSIDLSITFNKWNQDEITALAMQNKVDEAFKQLITSFDFSMKLNKPMIIESMTQAMILDGGVAVSAEDKKAVQEQVSEEFAGVQQMLTADMFSNPFEEMFMTDEQRAEKAKEKKHPWMIDSENDLTMTVKFSGNDLTFNDDKYTLAEFLTKMKMMPGAEDEMGYEEEAQPADGAEVAEPAIEAEQPAEAPAAQ
- the add gene encoding adenosine deaminase — translated: MINKQLPLTDLHRHLDGNIRPETILSLAQQHHIQLPANEIEALRPHVQIMGQEADLVGFLTKLDWGVAVLADLDACKRVAFENVEDAFNAGIDYAELRFSPYYMAMKHQLPVEGVVGAVIDGIAAGCRQYDIQVNLIGILSRTFGQQACAIELNGLLAHRDKLCALDLAGDELGFPGALFEEHFTKARNAGLNITVHAGEAAGAASIWHAIKHLGAQRIGHGVKAIEDPELIEFLAKNNIGIESCLTSNIQTSTVPSLAHHPLKTFLSHGVLASINTDDPAVQGIELPYEYNVAAPQAGLTPAEIEQAQRNGLTMAFLSESEKAALTRKAVNR
- a CDS encoding bile acid:sodium symporter family protein; translated protein: MNLLAKLKIDSFLLIMIGVVVIASIFPCEGEVKTVFQHLTTAAIALLFFMHGAKLSRESIVAGMGHWRLHLLVFASTFILFPIIGIALRFMVPHWMSPTVYMGFLYLCALPATVQSAIAFTSVAGGNVAAAICSASASSILGVFLSPVLVGVLMDTDGSQAMDTLNAIGSIMLQLMVPFIVGHLCRPLIANWINRHKRLVNTTDRSSILLVVYVAFSEAVVEGIWQTIDAYSLFIITLVSCVVLVVVMVINVMSARLLGFSKEDEITILFCGSKKSLANGVPMANVLFPAATVGIILLPLMIFHQIQLMVCAVIAQKYAKRLEKH
- a CDS encoding oxidoreductase codes for the protein MSKPIKVGIVGYGYASKTFHAPFLAMLEEFELTTISSSDASKVHADHPNVKVVGTPEELFADAEIELVVIPTPNDTHYPLACKALAAGKHVVVDKPFTLDVKEAEDLQHRAENAGKLLSVYHNRRWDSGYRTVKKILQDGCLGEIKYYESHFDRFRPVVRQRWREANIPGAGIWYDLGPHVIDQVLQYFGKPKAITVDLGIIRPGAEAVDYFHAMLDYADKKVVLHSTTLAAAPMPIYTIHGMKGSYVKYGLDTQEDALKSGAIPQGEHWGEDPNHGVVTLSQGDEMVTKPWNNEKGNYGGYYEAIYGAIRLGKPNPVTPSEAIDIMKLIEAGIESAKEKRTIENIF